CATCTTCGACATGTTCGGTTTCGGTGGGGGAAGGAGGCAGGGCCCCCAGAGAGGCGCTGACCTCACCTACACCCTTGAGATAAGTCTTGAGGATGCCTACAGTGGCCTTGAAACAGATATAAGGGTCCCACACACAAAGAAGTGTCCGGTGTGTCATGGGAGCAGGGCCGAGCCAGGTACAGGTACAAGGACCTGCTCCACCTGTGGGGGCAGTGGGCAGGTGCGGCAAGTGCGTAACACCCTCCTCGGCCAGATGATGAACATAACTACATGCCCTGACTGTCAGGGGGAGGGAAGCATTGTTGAAAAGCCCTGCAGCAACTGTAACGGTAAGGGAGTTGTCAGAAAAACCAGCACAATCCAAGTGAAGGTTCCCCCAGGCGTTGAGACAGGATCCAGGCTCAGGATCCCCGGTGAGGGGGAGATGGGTCTTCATGGTGGAGAACCAGGGGACCTCTACGTGGTTATCAAGGTCAAACCCCACAGTATCTTCAGGAGGGAGGGGGCAAACCTCTACACAGAGAAGCCGATAAGTTTCGTACAGGCCGCCCTGGGTGACACCGTGGAGGTTCCAACCCTCGACAGGCCAGTGCAATTGAAGATACCTGCAGGAACCCAGAGTGGGACAACCTTCCGCGTCAAGGGGCACGGGATGCCCCACC
This DNA window, taken from Methanothermobacter sp., encodes the following:
- the dnaJ gene encoding molecular chaperone DnaJ, which codes for MAKRDYYEVLGVDRGADKKEIKKAYRRLARKYHPDVSDDPDAAEKFKEISEAYAVLSDDEKRRRYDQFGHAGMEGFSQEDIFNNINFEDIFSGLGFDIGNIFDMFGFGGGRRQGPQRGADLTYTLEISLEDAYSGLETDIRVPHTKKCPVCHGSRAEPGTGTRTCSTCGGSGQVRQVRNTLLGQMMNITTCPDCQGEGSIVEKPCSNCNGKGVVRKTSTIQVKVPPGVETGSRLRIPGEGEMGLHGGEPGDLYVVIKVKPHSIFRREGANLYTEKPISFVQAALGDTVEVPTLDRPVQLKIPAGTQSGTTFRVKGHGMPHLKWNGYGNLYVKVKVVTPRKLSPRQKELLREFASISGDEIHEDKGFFDKVKDAIIH